One window of Candidatus Nitrospira kreftii genomic DNA carries:
- a CDS encoding hypothetical protein (conserved protein of unknown function) has translation MGPTKAIVRAQTLYEALGGKLIKDGFVSRQEVEEYVNHHYLVLPVVDKRGQPWLIDGGMVYCLRGTQYETVHGERVHLARCPDCGGMGIRDEEVAVESDCIRCTACGHEFDARLEMMET, from the coding sequence ACAAACACTTTATGAGGCATTGGGAGGAAAACTAATAAAAGACGGTTTCGTGAGCCGACAAGAGGTTGAAGAATATGTGAACCACCATTATCTCGTGTTGCCGGTTGTCGATAAACGAGGGCAGCCGTGGCTCATCGATGGGGGGATGGTCTATTGTCTTCGTGGAACACAATACGAAACCGTACACGGCGAAAGGGTTCACCTCGCCCGATGTCCGGATTGTGGAGGCATGGGTATTCGAGACGAGGAAGTGGCCGTGGAGTCAGATTGTATCCGCTGCACGGCCTGCGGACATGAATTCGATGCCCGGCTGGAGATGATGGAAACCTAA
- a CDS encoding hypothetical protein (conserved protein of unknown function), with the protein MMRGLLAPVLLLVFIGVPITVPASETSDPESAIRRLVRANAEKDLPTLSRMMAHDADIISYGVAGRKYIGWSELEQGMKDEFINAQKLEIPITELKVWTKDNLAWYAMELDYIRYVTEGAELKRTILPMRETGVLERRHGQWQLLSWHESFRSASVESALGLPSADSRRRHAIKPQTSMKPDVSGEWSILEVEDDKRYAATLDSNGNGPYSQHDGRFTTTTIADRLWQGTWYQPGNDREGGFEIQLSDDGTEAKGIWWYTRVGKQQNIPPREHGGTYHWKKHISPSDNAR; encoded by the coding sequence ATGATGCGAGGACTTCTGGCACCTGTTCTCCTTCTAGTATTCATCGGCGTTCCCATTACTGTGCCGGCGTCGGAAACTTCGGATCCGGAATCGGCCATCCGACGGCTCGTCCGGGCGAATGCCGAAAAAGATCTGCCTACACTTTCTCGAATGATGGCCCACGACGCAGACATCATCAGTTATGGAGTCGCCGGCCGTAAATATATCGGTTGGTCTGAGCTTGAACAGGGGATGAAAGACGAATTCATCAATGCTCAGAAACTTGAGATTCCCATCACTGAGCTGAAAGTATGGACGAAGGACAATCTGGCTTGGTATGCCATGGAACTTGACTATATCCGCTATGTCACCGAAGGGGCTGAATTAAAACGGACGATACTCCCCATGCGGGAAACCGGCGTCCTCGAACGTCGCCATGGTCAATGGCAACTGTTATCGTGGCACGAATCATTCCGATCCGCCAGCGTCGAAAGTGCATTGGGCTTACCCTCGGCAGACTCGCGACGACGTCACGCCATTAAGCCTCAAACCTCAATGAAACCGGACGTGAGCGGAGAATGGAGTATCCTCGAAGTCGAGGATGACAAGCGATACGCAGCGACTCTCGACAGCAACGGCAATGGTCCCTACAGCCAGCACGACGGACGCTTTACCACTACGACAATTGCGGATCGACTGTGGCAGGGCACATGGTATCAGCCCGGCAACGATCGAGAAGGAGGGTTTGAAATCCAGCTCTCAGATGACGGCACGGAAGCGAAAGGCATCTGGTGGTACACCCGAGTCGGCAAGCAGCAGAACATTCCGCCACGCGAACACGGCGGCACCTACCACTGGAAAAAACACATTTCCCCGTCGGACAACGCCCGATAG
- a CDS encoding hypothetical protein (conserved membrane protein of unknown function) has translation MAKLGNVREWERACSTDLIGEPTRHVMSVSEKTPDKDRPSGLVQVLKAGAVYFLIALGAGFVLEVIRLEVVALHFSTRVAQVMEIPSHLLAMIIAARWVIDRFTLPPFPGIRLTVGLVALSLWLVMEWIIVLPFHGLSLDEYLAIQDPVVGTLPIGALGVLTVMPFLVGYRWDR, from the coding sequence ATGGCCAAACTTGGGAATGTGCGTGAGTGGGAGAGAGCGTGCTCGACCGACCTCATCGGCGAGCCGACACGCCACGTGATGTCAGTATCGGAGAAAACACCCGACAAGGATCGGCCGTCCGGCCTGGTGCAAGTCTTGAAGGCCGGCGCCGTCTATTTTTTGATCGCGCTTGGGGCAGGATTTGTGCTGGAGGTCATTCGGCTTGAAGTCGTGGCCCTCCATTTCAGCACGCGCGTGGCTCAAGTGATGGAAATTCCCTCGCATCTTCTCGCCATGATTATCGCCGCACGCTGGGTGATCGACCGATTCACCTTGCCTCCCTTCCCCGGTATTCGACTGACCGTGGGTCTCGTCGCACTCAGTCTCTGGTTGGTCATGGAATGGATCATTGTTCTACCCTTCCACGGCCTTTCGCTCGACGAGTACCTTGCCATACAAGATCCTGTTGTGGGAACCTTGCCCATCGGAGCACTCGGTGTCTTGACCGTCATGCCCTTTCTTGTTGGGTATCGATGGGATCGCTGA
- a CDS encoding hypothetical protein (conserved protein of unknown function) — protein sequence MIGSLDSLLFSAQILTSIRHHLILAFALLLLLFFLWGRNLQAPIHVSDNVYDLLLSTLLSHHVPEISVERLDKSDFHILDARSYREFEVSHIPGATWVGYEEFSLDRLAGIDKQAPVAVYCAVGYRSERIAEQLQREGYANVVNVYGGIFEWVNTKRPVVTDDGAATDKIHGYSQFWGFWLKRGARIYG from the coding sequence ATGATCGGATCGCTGGACTCACTATTATTTTCAGCTCAGATACTGACATCAATTCGACATCACCTGATTCTCGCCTTTGCGCTGCTACTGTTGCTTTTCTTCCTGTGGGGACGCAACCTCCAGGCACCGATCCATGTGAGCGACAACGTCTACGACCTGCTGCTATCTACCCTGTTATCCCATCACGTACCGGAGATTTCAGTGGAGCGCCTCGATAAGAGCGACTTTCATATACTCGATGCCCGATCATATCGAGAGTTCGAGGTGAGTCATATTCCAGGAGCCACCTGGGTAGGATACGAGGAGTTCTCTCTGGACAGACTGGCTGGCATCGACAAGCAGGCACCAGTGGCGGTGTACTGTGCAGTGGGATATCGGAGTGAACGGATTGCAGAACAGCTGCAGAGAGAGGGATATGCCAATGTGGTTAATGTCTATGGAGGTATTTTCGAATGGGTTAATACGAAACGCCCTGTTGTGACCGACGACGGCGCCGCAACGGACAAGATTCACGGCTATTCACAATTCTGGGGGTTCTGGCTTAAGCGAGGAGCACGCATCTATGGCTAG
- a CDS encoding putative Oxidoreductase, protein MARKGQILRIGIIGTGAFAEQCHLPGLQSHPQAEVVAICGRRPERLGSLAARFKISNVYTDYRALCARQDIDAITIVSPNSEHAAQATAAFAAGKHVFCEKPISTDLPQAQKMVRAAELSGKIHQMAFTYRYLYGLQELRRRVHRGDIGVPYHVRAHHNSWDGLQPTSSLGFRGNRVVAGGGVLYDMGPHLFDLARFLFGPIQSAMGFCQHVPRPLNGRGESTHSETDDLATAWFTHESGIRGQWFASRVMPWFGEKAHVEVVGDGGTLRASLSRGSVDVLRVAHPSKSGWQELPLPGEARNGAPSALTLMMHSFVEACLRGKLDSDIDASFYDGLAAQLAIASVEHTKENLPWTDLDSRSVGVTDSKYLGARSARLPHQAVVEHKDGITVAA, encoded by the coding sequence ATGGCGCGAAAGGGACAAATACTCCGCATCGGCATAATCGGAACCGGTGCGTTTGCTGAGCAGTGTCATCTGCCGGGACTTCAATCTCATCCTCAGGCCGAGGTTGTGGCAATTTGTGGACGTCGACCGGAACGACTGGGGTCCCTCGCGGCTCGATTCAAGATCTCCAATGTATACACCGACTATCGCGCACTCTGTGCCCGTCAGGATATTGATGCAATAACCATCGTCTCACCAAATAGTGAACATGCGGCACAAGCCACAGCCGCTTTCGCCGCAGGAAAACACGTCTTTTGTGAGAAGCCAATCTCAACGGATTTGCCGCAAGCACAAAAAATGGTTCGTGCTGCAGAGCTAAGCGGAAAGATCCACCAAATGGCATTCACGTACCGCTATCTCTATGGATTGCAAGAGCTACGGCGACGCGTCCATCGTGGGGATATTGGTGTCCCATATCACGTTCGTGCACATCATAACTCATGGGATGGTCTGCAGCCCACTTCCTCTCTCGGGTTTCGAGGTAATCGCGTAGTAGCAGGAGGCGGGGTCCTTTACGATATGGGACCACACTTGTTTGATTTAGCGCGGTTCTTGTTTGGTCCGATTCAATCAGCCATGGGATTTTGTCAGCATGTTCCTCGGCCGCTGAATGGTCGAGGCGAATCTACGCATTCAGAAACAGACGATCTTGCGACTGCCTGGTTTACACACGAGAGTGGTATACGGGGCCAATGGTTTGCCAGCCGTGTCATGCCGTGGTTCGGCGAAAAGGCACATGTCGAAGTGGTTGGGGATGGCGGGACATTACGAGCCTCGTTAAGTCGAGGTAGCGTTGACGTCCTGCGGGTGGCTCATCCATCAAAGTCAGGTTGGCAAGAATTGCCTCTGCCGGGAGAGGCTCGAAATGGGGCTCCCAGTGCCTTGACTCTGATGATGCACAGTTTCGTCGAGGCTTGTCTTCGCGGGAAACTTGACTCCGATATAGACGCCTCGTTTTATGACGGTCTTGCTGCTCAGCTTGCAATCGCTTCTGTTGAACACACAAAAGAGAATCTCCCATGGACGGACCTTGACTCGCGCTCAGTAGGCGTGACCGATTCAAAATACTTAGGTGCACGAAGTGCGCGTCTGCCACATCAGGCAGTAGTCGAGCATAAAGATGGAATTACAGTAGCAGCATAG
- a CDS encoding hypothetical protein (conserved protein of unknown function), which produces MSPPTNPHLHSTKIHDLFKRYQIGQDFDEMFEASGRPRPHYRQLYDQLQSLSVAELAQYQEQAAKAFLDQGITFTVYEDVQQTERIFPFDLLPRIIPNSEWRHIEEGVRQRIQALNAFLLDVYGEQRILREGIIPRELVEGASGFQREFVGFRPPRDLYIHIAGIDLVRDRNGTYLVLEDNLRTPSGVSYVLESRVIMKRVFPSLFAQMRIRPVDHYPNQLLENLRYLAPEIRENPTVVLLTPGVNNSAYFEHSFLALQMGIELVEGQDLIVESDRVYMKTTQGLQQVDVIYRRVDDTFLDPEVFHQHSLLGVPGLIRAYHAGNVALANAVGNGVADDKAIYAYVPQMIGFYLNEAPVLPNVQTYLCSREQDRKYVLEHLSSLVVKAVNESGGYGMLMGPASSKAEQEDFRARIVNSPRNYIAQPIVSLSRLPCLVDDHAGGFEFAGRHIDLRPFVLSGKDITLSLGGLTRVALREGSLVVNSSQGGGSKGTWVLYGED; this is translated from the coding sequence ATGAGCCCTCCTACAAACCCCCATTTGCATTCTACAAAAATCCACGACCTCTTCAAGCGCTATCAGATCGGCCAGGATTTCGACGAGATGTTCGAGGCATCAGGTCGACCGCGGCCCCATTATCGGCAATTGTACGACCAGCTGCAGTCGCTCTCGGTTGCTGAGCTTGCTCAATATCAAGAGCAAGCTGCCAAAGCGTTTCTAGACCAGGGAATTACCTTCACGGTGTATGAGGACGTCCAGCAAACCGAACGCATTTTCCCCTTTGATCTTTTGCCCCGCATTATCCCCAATAGCGAATGGCGGCACATCGAAGAAGGGGTGCGACAACGCATCCAAGCGCTCAACGCATTCTTGCTGGATGTCTATGGCGAGCAGCGCATTTTGCGGGAGGGGATTATTCCTCGTGAGTTGGTGGAAGGCGCGTCAGGTTTTCAACGGGAGTTCGTCGGATTCAGACCGCCCCGCGATCTTTATATTCATATCGCCGGCATCGACCTCGTCCGCGACAGGAACGGCACGTACCTCGTATTGGAAGATAATCTACGGACTCCATCAGGCGTCTCATACGTGTTGGAAAGCCGTGTGATCATGAAACGAGTCTTCCCCAGCTTGTTTGCGCAGATGCGAATTAGGCCGGTTGATCACTATCCCAATCAGCTACTAGAAAATCTACGCTATCTCGCGCCGGAGATCCGCGAAAATCCTACCGTGGTGCTCTTGACGCCTGGGGTGAATAATTCAGCCTATTTCGAGCATTCATTCCTGGCGCTTCAAATGGGCATCGAGCTGGTAGAAGGCCAAGATTTGATCGTGGAGTCGGATCGAGTCTACATGAAGACGACCCAAGGGTTGCAGCAGGTCGACGTCATTTATCGACGAGTGGATGACACCTTTCTGGATCCTGAGGTGTTTCATCAGCATTCTTTGTTAGGCGTGCCAGGGCTTATTCGAGCGTATCACGCGGGAAACGTGGCCTTAGCAAACGCAGTGGGCAATGGCGTGGCGGATGATAAAGCCATCTATGCGTACGTGCCTCAGATGATCGGTTTCTATTTGAACGAGGCTCCGGTGCTTCCCAACGTCCAGACCTATCTCTGTAGTAGAGAGCAGGATCGGAAGTATGTGCTCGAGCACCTTTCCTCCCTTGTCGTGAAGGCCGTGAATGAATCGGGTGGGTATGGAATGTTGATGGGACCCGCATCGAGCAAGGCGGAACAAGAAGATTTTCGTGCGCGCATCGTCAACAGTCCGAGAAACTATATTGCACAGCCGATCGTATCGCTCTCGAGATTGCCGTGCCTGGTCGACGATCATGCCGGTGGATTCGAGTTTGCCGGACGTCATATTGATCTGCGCCCATTCGTGCTTTCGGGAAAGGACATTACTCTCTCACTGGGAGGGTTAACACGCGTGGCGTTGCGTGAGGGATCTCTCGTCGTGAATTCTTCGCAAGGCGGCGGAAGCAAAGGAACTTGGGTGCTCTATGGAGAGGATTAG